Proteins from a genomic interval of Caulobacter rhizosphaerae:
- a CDS encoding GbsR/MarR family transcriptional regulator, whose translation MNRSVAQIQALLFLSDKPLTAEDIATTLGLARSNVSNSLKELQAWKLIHRVPVLGDRRDHYQAETDLWQMATRVAQGRKAREIDPMVAAINDAVAGVDAQGSGVSPEVKARLKRMHAFVNTVDGWYQQMLDVPPDTLMRLIRMGSKVVGLLKFVGGKDRGD comes from the coding sequence GTGAACCGTTCGGTGGCCCAGATCCAGGCCCTGCTCTTTCTGAGCGACAAGCCGCTCACGGCGGAGGATATCGCCACGACCCTTGGCCTGGCGCGCTCCAACGTCTCCAACAGCCTCAAGGAATTGCAGGCCTGGAAACTGATCCACAGGGTCCCGGTGCTGGGAGACCGACGCGATCACTATCAGGCCGAAACCGATCTCTGGCAGATGGCCACCAGGGTCGCTCAGGGCCGCAAGGCGCGTGAGATTGACCCCATGGTGGCGGCCATCAACGACGCCGTGGCGGGGGTCGACGCGCAAGGCTCCGGCGTCAGTCCGGAGGTCAAGGCGCGGCTGAAGCGCATGCATGCCTTCGTGAATACTGTCGACGGTTGGTATCAGCAGATGCTCGACGTTCCGCCCGATACCCTGATGCGATTGATCCGCATGGGGTCCAAGGTCGTCGGTCTCCTGAAGTTCGTCGGCGGCAAGGACCGCGGCGACTGA
- a CDS encoding GNAT family N-acetyltransferase: MIPPTLTTARLTLSPPQASDFEDSAAMWSDPMVTRHIGGRTSTPEESWQRLLRARGLWAVLGYGYWGARETATGRYVGEIGFADFHRGIQPSIDGVPEMGWALCSWAHGQGFASEAIAGALSWARDQWGDAPVVCIIDPDNTASLKLASKMGFLEVARTTYREAPTVLMQRG; this comes from the coding sequence ATGATTCCCCCGACCCTGACCACCGCCCGCCTGACCCTGAGCCCGCCCCAGGCGTCCGATTTCGAGGACAGCGCGGCGATGTGGAGCGACCCGATGGTCACCCGCCACATCGGCGGCCGCACCTCGACGCCGGAGGAGAGCTGGCAGCGCCTGCTGCGGGCCCGCGGCCTGTGGGCGGTGCTGGGCTATGGCTACTGGGGCGCGCGCGAGACGGCGACCGGGCGCTATGTCGGCGAGATCGGCTTCGCCGACTTCCACCGCGGCATCCAGCCCTCGATCGACGGCGTCCCGGAGATGGGCTGGGCCCTGTGCTCCTGGGCCCACGGCCAGGGCTTCGCCAGCGAGGCGATCGCCGGCGCCCTGTCCTGGGCCCGCGATCAGTGGGGCGACGCGCCGGTGGTCTGCATCATCGACCCGGACAACACCGCCTCCCTGAAGCTAGCTTCGAAGATGGGCTTCCTGGAGGTGGCGCGGACCACCTATCGCGAGGCCCCGACGGTGCTGATGCAGCGGGGATAG
- a CDS encoding EAL domain-containing protein, whose amino-acid sequence MSIDPRRLLGLAFASADLLLEVENGRVTLALGAAQRLMGRDERALTGQAWPALFAAVDRPLIDAVTQVIDDGQRRGPVTVRLAGEPPRHVNLTLRALPENRGRISVSVTPANAPAGQLDDEGLRNRESFEHIARGLFEAARVTGLELELAMVDFSDLDVMRQRLSQPEARALDLKLAGAVRAESHAGGMATRLSPDRFALVRAKADHADDMAQRLTRATEVQASAQVVPFDAGLAPSRGLKALRYALDDFLREGLKDTPPLSLSEAMNRSVKRTLSRAGALGVAVSQRRFTLAYQPVVDLKTGAAHHHEALVRFEDGGSPFQLIRMAEEFDLIAELDHAIAEMAVKRLASDRSGTLKLAINVSGRTIVDEGFVDHIGRLLAKADVAKGRLIFEITETSAIDDLPRANQHIQALRSLGSLVCLDDFGAGASSFAYLQELSLDIVKIDGRYVRELAGNGREGAMVRRLVELCRDLKIRTVAEMVETVEIEDLVRKAGVDFAQGWLFGKPTDQPQPALKIGSVTPAARRAGVSEGWG is encoded by the coding sequence TTGTCGATCGATCCGCGCCGCCTATTGGGACTGGCCTTCGCCAGCGCTGACCTTCTGCTGGAAGTCGAGAACGGCCGGGTGACCCTGGCGCTCGGCGCGGCCCAGCGGCTGATGGGCCGGGACGAGCGGGCCCTGACGGGCCAGGCCTGGCCTGCCCTGTTCGCCGCCGTCGACCGCCCGCTGATCGACGCCGTCACCCAGGTGATCGACGACGGCCAGAGGCGCGGTCCGGTCACGGTGCGCCTGGCCGGCGAACCGCCGCGTCATGTGAACCTGACCCTGCGCGCCCTGCCCGAAAACCGCGGCCGGATCTCGGTCTCGGTCACGCCGGCCAACGCGCCCGCGGGCCAGCTTGACGACGAAGGCCTGCGCAACCGCGAGAGCTTCGAGCACATCGCCCGCGGCCTGTTCGAGGCGGCGCGCGTCACCGGGCTGGAGCTCGAGCTGGCCATGGTCGACTTCTCGGACCTGGACGTCATGCGGCAACGGCTGTCCCAGCCCGAGGCCCGCGCCCTCGACCTGAAACTGGCCGGCGCCGTGCGGGCCGAGTCGCACGCCGGCGGCATGGCCACCCGCCTGTCGCCCGACCGCTTCGCCCTGGTCCGCGCCAAGGCCGACCACGCCGACGACATGGCCCAGCGCCTGACCCGCGCCACCGAGGTCCAGGCCAGCGCCCAGGTCGTGCCGTTCGACGCGGGCCTGGCGCCCTCGCGAGGTCTCAAGGCCCTGCGCTACGCTCTCGACGATTTCCTGCGCGAAGGCCTGAAGGACACCCCGCCGCTGAGCCTGTCCGAGGCGATGAACCGGTCGGTCAAGCGCACTCTGTCGCGGGCCGGGGCGCTGGGCGTGGCGGTCAGCCAACGCCGCTTCACCCTGGCCTACCAGCCGGTGGTCGACCTGAAGACCGGCGCCGCCCACCACCACGAGGCCCTGGTGCGCTTCGAGGACGGGGGCAGCCCGTTCCAGCTGATCCGCATGGCCGAGGAGTTCGACCTGATCGCCGAGCTTGACCACGCGATCGCCGAGATGGCGGTCAAGCGGCTGGCTTCCGACCGTTCGGGGACGCTGAAGCTGGCGATCAACGTCTCGGGCCGCACGATCGTCGACGAGGGCTTCGTCGACCACATCGGCCGGCTGCTGGCCAAGGCCGATGTGGCCAAGGGCCGGCTGATCTTCGAGATCACCGAGACCAGCGCCATCGACGACCTGCCGCGCGCCAACCAGCACATCCAGGCCCTGCGGTCCCTGGGCTCCCTGGTCTGCCTGGACGATTTCGGGGCCGGGGCCTCGTCGTTCGCCTATCTGCAGGAACTGAGCCTGGACATCGTCAAGATCGACGGCCGCTATGTCCGCGAACTGGCCGGCAACGGTCGCGAAGGGGCCATGGTGCGGCGGCTGGTCGAGCTGTGCCGCGACCTGAAGATCCGCACCGTGGCCGAGATGGTCGAGACCGTCGAGATCGAGGACCTGGTCCGCAAGGCCGGCGTCGACTTCGCCCAGGGCTGGCTGTTCGGCAAGCCCACCGACCAGCCGCAGCCGGCGCTGAAGATCGGTTCGGTCACGCCGGCGGCGCGCCGGGCGGGCGTGTCGGAGGGTTGGGGGTAG
- a CDS encoding SRPBCC family protein — protein sequence MLSGFALALVIALSAFLLLSASRSGSVWFASLWFLALLPAVLCALICYIGDPDRTRSSTFYWLVPPGLCAMVCVASIFVLHEGVICLVMLSPVWLASGWAGAFAMRSQRERRGRALESSFLIIPLVAAMVEAQMPIPHETVTLTRSVLVKAAPEEIWPYAVSSRDIGADEGRWTITHNIIGMPRPRDSVMAGAGVGAVRTAYWGDNVNFQERIVAWEPGRKVGWRFSFTNSTVQDYTDKHISPDGAFLKIDSGDYVLRPVSADTTELTLTTRYVAKTHVNPYAKLWGELLMGDVEDNVLAIIKDRAERASAVAG from the coding sequence GTGCTGTCCGGGTTCGCGTTGGCGCTCGTCATCGCCCTCAGCGCCTTCCTGCTCTTGTCGGCCTCGCGCTCCGGGTCGGTCTGGTTCGCCAGTCTCTGGTTCCTGGCCCTGCTGCCCGCCGTGCTATGCGCGCTGATCTGTTACATCGGCGACCCTGATCGGACCCGCTCCTCGACCTTCTACTGGTTGGTCCCTCCTGGGCTCTGCGCCATGGTCTGCGTGGCCTCGATCTTCGTGCTGCACGAGGGCGTCATCTGCCTGGTGATGCTGTCGCCGGTCTGGCTGGCCAGCGGTTGGGCCGGGGCCTTTGCGATGCGCTCCCAGCGCGAGCGCCGAGGTCGCGCCCTCGAGTCCAGCTTTCTGATCATCCCGCTGGTGGCGGCGATGGTGGAGGCGCAGATGCCCATTCCGCACGAGACGGTCACGCTGACCCGCAGCGTCCTGGTGAAGGCGGCCCCGGAGGAGATCTGGCCCTATGCCGTCTCCAGTCGCGACATCGGCGCCGACGAGGGGCGCTGGACCATAACGCACAACATCATCGGCATGCCGCGCCCGCGAGACTCCGTGATGGCGGGAGCCGGCGTGGGCGCGGTGCGGACAGCCTACTGGGGCGACAACGTCAATTTCCAGGAACGCATCGTCGCCTGGGAGCCGGGGCGCAAGGTGGGATGGCGCTTCAGTTTCACCAACAGCACGGTCCAGGATTACACCGACAAGCACATCTCGCCGGACGGCGCGTTCCTGAAGATCGACTCCGGCGACTACGTCCTGCGCCCGGTTTCCGCCGATACGACGGAACTGACCCTGACGACCCGCTACGTCGCCAAGACCCACGTCAATCCTTACGCCAAGCTGTGGGGCGAACTCCTGATGGGCGACGTGGAGGATAACGTGCTGGCGATCATCAAGGACCGAGCGGAGCGCGCCTCCGCGGTGGCCGGCTAG
- a CDS encoding DUF885 domain-containing protein — MQNRRQMLLSTVAVGLAAATPGLALAQAAPASGESAKLNALFDAIMAKQLRQSPESATGLGLDVGDLAWTKSQLGDRSFAAIAAGIAQTKQQLADLRAIDRKQLSGMDVINYDTVEFTLAVQDEGNSKFTYAGGGSGAPYVLSQLTGSYQSYPDFLDTQHSIETKADADAYLSRMEAFARLMDQEAAIAQRDYADGVIPPDFIIDKALVQMKAFAGTPTAEAPLVLSVARRTKDKNIPGDWAGEASKIYENSVLPALKRQIALLESVRPKATHDAGVWRLKDGGDYYAVSLKNYTTSTLTPDEIHQLGLDLVKSISVQADKLFKSIGMTKGTVGERMAELGKDIYENTDAAKEQLIKDLNVKAAWIQKQLPAYFGALPKASLEIRRVPKAIEAGAPGGYYNSPSLDGKRPGIYWINLRDTKEQAKYTLTTLTVHEGVPGHHLQLSLSNEAQGLPLLRKTIGNSGYAEGWALYSEELAVEMGIYKDDPRGHIGMLHDALFRAVRLVVDSGMHYKKWTREQAVKYMAETMGDEESGTITEIERYVVWPGQACSYMIGKITWLRARERARKALGKKFDIRQFHDAGLLAGMTPLTVLDRVIDDYIAKTKAGK; from the coding sequence TTGCAAAACCGCCGTCAGATGCTGCTGTCCACCGTCGCCGTCGGCCTAGCCGCCGCGACCCCGGGCCTCGCCCTGGCTCAGGCCGCGCCGGCCTCCGGCGAGAGCGCCAAGCTCAACGCCCTGTTCGACGCCATCATGGCCAAGCAGCTGCGGCAGTCGCCCGAGTCGGCCACGGGCCTGGGCCTGGACGTCGGCGACCTAGCCTGGACCAAGTCGCAGCTGGGCGACCGCTCGTTCGCCGCCATCGCCGCCGGAATCGCCCAGACCAAGCAGCAACTGGCCGACCTGCGGGCCATCGACCGCAAGCAACTGTCCGGCATGGACGTGATCAACTACGACACCGTCGAGTTCACCCTGGCCGTGCAGGATGAGGGCAACAGCAAGTTCACCTACGCCGGTGGCGGTTCGGGCGCGCCCTATGTGCTCAGCCAGCTGACGGGCTCCTACCAGTCCTATCCCGACTTCCTCGACACCCAGCATTCGATCGAGACCAAGGCCGACGCCGACGCCTATCTGTCGCGCATGGAAGCCTTCGCCCGGCTGATGGACCAGGAGGCCGCGATCGCCCAGCGCGACTACGCCGACGGCGTGATCCCGCCTGACTTCATCATCGACAAGGCCCTGGTCCAGATGAAGGCCTTCGCCGGCACGCCCACCGCCGAGGCGCCGCTGGTGCTGTCGGTGGCCCGCCGGACCAAGGACAAGAACATCCCCGGCGACTGGGCCGGCGAGGCGAGCAAGATCTACGAGAACTCGGTGCTGCCCGCCCTGAAGCGCCAGATCGCCCTGCTGGAGAGCGTCCGCCCCAAGGCCACGCACGACGCCGGCGTCTGGCGCCTGAAGGACGGCGGCGACTACTACGCCGTGTCGCTGAAGAACTACACGACCTCGACCCTGACCCCCGACGAGATCCACCAGCTGGGCCTGGACCTGGTGAAGTCGATCTCGGTCCAGGCCGACAAGCTGTTCAAGAGCATCGGCATGACCAAGGGCACGGTCGGCGAGCGGATGGCCGAGCTGGGCAAGGACATCTACGAGAACACCGACGCGGCCAAGGAACAGCTGATCAAGGACCTGAACGTCAAGGCGGCCTGGATCCAGAAGCAGCTGCCGGCCTATTTCGGCGCCCTGCCCAAGGCTTCGCTGGAGATCCGCCGCGTGCCCAAGGCCATCGAGGCCGGCGCGCCGGGCGGCTACTACAACTCGCCCTCGCTGGACGGCAAGCGTCCGGGGATTTACTGGATCAACCTGCGCGACACCAAGGAGCAGGCCAAGTACACCCTGACCACCCTGACGGTGCACGAGGGCGTTCCCGGCCACCACCTGCAGCTGTCGCTGTCGAACGAGGCCCAGGGCCTGCCCCTGCTGCGCAAGACGATCGGCAATTCGGGCTACGCCGAGGGCTGGGCGCTCTATTCCGAAGAGCTGGCCGTCGAGATGGGCATCTACAAGGATGATCCGCGCGGCCATATCGGCATGCTGCACGACGCCCTGTTCCGGGCCGTCCGCCTCGTGGTCGACAGCGGCATGCACTACAAGAAGTGGACCCGCGAGCAGGCCGTGAAGTACATGGCCGAGACCATGGGCGACGAGGAAAGCGGCACGATCACCGAGATCGAACGCTATGTCGTCTGGCCGGGCCAGGCGTGCAGCTACATGATCGGCAAGATCACCTGGCTGCGGGCCCGCGAGCGGGCCAGGAAGGCCCTGGGCAAGAAATTCGACATCCGCCAGTTCCACGACGCCGGCCTGCTGGCGGGCATGACCCCGCTGACCGTGCTGGACCGCGTCATCGACGACTACATCGCCAAGACCAAGGCGGGGAAGTAA
- the recA gene encoding recombinase RecA: MSNQAALKLVGKEDGDKQRALEAALAQIDRAFGKGSVMKLGEKGKVEMESISTGSLGLDIALGIGGLPKGRVIEIYGPESSGKTTLALHVVAECQKAGGTAAFVDAEHALDPGYAFKLGVNLDNLLVSQPDNGEQALEITDTLVRSGAVDIVVVDSVAALTPKAEIEGEMGDSLPGLQARLMSQALRKLTASINKANTIVIFINQIRHKIGVMYGSPETTTGGNALKFYASVRLDIRRTGSIKNRDEIVGNNVRVKVVKNKVAPPFREVEFDIMYGEGISKLGEIIDLGVKAGIIDKAGSWFSYNSQRIGQGRDNVREFLKANKDLAAEIEAAVRQSSRKIEEELLVGGPDDDGDE; this comes from the coding sequence ATGAGCAACCAGGCGGCTTTGAAACTCGTGGGCAAGGAAGACGGCGACAAGCAACGCGCCCTCGAGGCGGCGCTGGCCCAGATCGATCGGGCGTTCGGCAAGGGCTCGGTGATGAAGCTGGGCGAGAAGGGCAAGGTCGAGATGGAGTCGATCTCCACCGGCTCGCTCGGCCTGGACATCGCGCTCGGCATCGGCGGCCTGCCCAAGGGGCGGGTGATCGAGATCTACGGTCCGGAAAGCTCGGGCAAGACCACCCTGGCCCTGCACGTGGTGGCCGAGTGCCAGAAGGCCGGCGGCACCGCCGCCTTCGTCGACGCCGAGCACGCCCTGGACCCAGGCTACGCCTTCAAGCTGGGCGTCAATCTCGACAACCTGCTGGTCTCGCAGCCCGACAACGGCGAGCAGGCCCTGGAGATCACCGACACCCTGGTGCGCTCGGGCGCGGTCGACATCGTGGTCGTGGACTCCGTCGCGGCCCTGACGCCCAAGGCCGAGATCGAGGGCGAGATGGGCGACAGCCTGCCGGGCCTGCAGGCCCGCCTGATGAGCCAGGCGCTGCGCAAGCTGACGGCCTCGATCAACAAGGCCAACACCATCGTCATCTTCATCAACCAGATCCGTCACAAGATCGGGGTGATGTACGGCAGCCCGGAAACCACCACCGGCGGCAACGCCCTGAAGTTCTACGCCTCGGTCCGCCTGGACATCCGCCGCACCGGTTCGATCAAGAACCGCGACGAAATCGTCGGCAACAATGTCCGGGTCAAGGTGGTCAAGAACAAGGTGGCCCCGCCGTTCCGCGAGGTCGAGTTCGACATCATGTACGGTGAGGGCATCTCCAAGCTGGGCGAGATCATCGACCTGGGCGTCAAGGCGGGGATCATCGACAAGGCCGGTTCGTGGTTCTCGTACAACAGCCAGCGCATCGGCCAGGGCCGCGACAATGTCCGCGAGTTCCTCAAGGCCAACAAGGATCTGGCCGCCGAGATCGAGGCCGCCGTGCGCCAGTCTTCCCGCAAGATCGAGGAAGAGCTGCTGGTCGGCGGCCCGGACGACGACGGCGACGAATAG
- the alaS gene encoding alanine--tRNA ligase has protein sequence MPSLNEIRSTFLNYFGAADHAIVPSAPLVPQNDPTLLFVNAGMVPFKNVFTGAESPPHPRATSSQKCVRAGGKHNDLDNVGYTARHHTFFEMLGNFSFGDYFKEQAITHAWTLLTRDFALPKDKLLVTVYHTDDEAADLWKKIAGLDDSRIIRIPTNDNFWSMGDTGPCGPCSEIFFDHGEGIAGGPPGSPDEDGDRFIEIWNLVFMQFEQMAGGERVSLPKPSIDTGMGLERVAAVLQGVHDNYDIDLFKALIAASVELTGVKAQGDQAPSHRVIADHLRSSSFLLADGVTPSNEGRGYVLRRIMRRAMRHAYLLGAQEPLMHRLAPTLVAEMGQAYPELRRAEASIVETLRQEEERFRVTLGRGMGLLDEATANLAAGGVLDGETAFKLYDTYGFPLDLTQDAVRAKGITVDTDGFDVAMDRQRQMARANWAGSGQQGAAAAWFPIREANGPTSFVGYDTTETTGTVKAIVLDGAQVEAAQAGATVDVLLDRTSFYAESGGQAGDTGVIEAGGVESRVVDTQKQAGDLHVHRVELAGPLKVGDPVVASVDAAKRTTTRANHSAAHLVHAALHHVLGPHVAQKGQMVDGDRMRFDFSHGGPLTADEIERIEAEVNAVIRQNVPAQTKEMAPQEAIEAGAVALFGEKYGDSVRVLTLGESLTEAGKAYSVELCGGTHVARTGDIALFKIVSEQGVAAGVRRIEALTGEAARRFLLDQAGVAKALADQFKTPVAEVLARVDALVAERKALEKQLAEAKKQLALGGGSGGAASGPEDVNGTALIARVLDGVGGKELRGVAEEFKKQLTSGVVALVGTTDGKAAVTVAVTADLVGRFSAADLAKAAVIAMGGQGAGGKADFAQGGAPDASKAQNGLDAIKAALAG, from the coding sequence ATGCCCAGCCTCAACGAGATCCGCAGCACCTTCCTGAACTATTTCGGCGCGGCCGATCACGCCATCGTCCCGTCGGCGCCGCTGGTGCCGCAGAACGATCCGACCCTGCTGTTCGTCAACGCCGGCATGGTGCCGTTCAAGAACGTGTTCACGGGCGCCGAGAGCCCGCCGCATCCGCGCGCGACCTCGTCGCAGAAGTGCGTCCGGGCCGGCGGCAAGCACAACGACCTGGACAATGTCGGCTACACCGCCCGTCACCACACCTTCTTCGAGATGCTGGGCAACTTCTCGTTCGGCGACTACTTCAAGGAACAGGCGATCACCCACGCCTGGACGCTGCTGACCCGCGACTTCGCCCTGCCCAAGGACAAGCTGCTGGTCACCGTCTACCACACCGACGACGAGGCCGCCGACCTCTGGAAGAAGATCGCGGGGCTGGACGACAGCCGCATCATCCGCATCCCGACCAACGACAATTTCTGGTCGATGGGCGACACCGGCCCCTGCGGCCCATGCTCGGAAATCTTCTTCGACCACGGCGAAGGCATCGCCGGCGGCCCGCCCGGCAGCCCCGATGAAGACGGCGACCGCTTCATCGAGATCTGGAACCTGGTGTTCATGCAGTTCGAGCAGATGGCCGGGGGCGAGCGCGTCTCGCTGCCCAAGCCGTCGATTGACACCGGCATGGGCCTGGAACGCGTCGCCGCCGTCCTGCAGGGCGTGCACGACAACTACGACATCGACCTGTTCAAGGCGCTGATCGCCGCCAGCGTCGAGCTGACCGGCGTCAAGGCCCAAGGCGACCAGGCTCCGTCGCACCGGGTGATCGCCGACCACCTGCGCTCGTCCTCGTTCCTGCTGGCCGACGGCGTCACCCCCTCGAACGAAGGCCGCGGCTACGTCCTGCGCCGGATCATGCGCCGGGCCATGCGCCACGCCTATCTGCTGGGCGCTCAAGAGCCCCTGATGCACCGCCTGGCTCCGACCCTGGTGGCCGAGATGGGCCAGGCCTATCCCGAGCTGCGCCGCGCCGAGGCCTCGATCGTCGAGACCCTGCGCCAGGAGGAGGAGCGCTTCCGCGTCACCCTGGGCCGCGGCATGGGCCTTCTCGACGAGGCCACCGCCAACCTGGCCGCCGGCGGCGTGCTGGACGGCGAGACCGCCTTCAAGCTCTACGACACCTATGGCTTCCCGCTGGACCTGACCCAGGACGCCGTGCGCGCCAAGGGCATCACGGTCGACACCGACGGCTTCGACGTGGCCATGGACCGCCAGCGCCAGATGGCCCGCGCCAACTGGGCCGGCTCGGGCCAGCAGGGCGCGGCGGCGGCCTGGTTCCCGATCCGCGAAGCCAACGGCCCCACCAGCTTCGTCGGCTACGACACCACCGAGACCACCGGGACCGTCAAGGCCATCGTGCTGGACGGCGCTCAGGTCGAGGCCGCGCAAGCCGGCGCGACTGTCGACGTCCTGCTGGACCGCACCAGCTTCTACGCCGAGAGCGGCGGCCAGGCCGGCGACACCGGCGTGATCGAGGCCGGCGGCGTCGAAAGCCGCGTGGTCGACACCCAGAAGCAGGCCGGCGACCTGCACGTCCACCGCGTCGAACTGGCCGGCCCGCTGAAGGTCGGCGACCCGGTCGTGGCCTCGGTGGACGCCGCCAAGCGGACCACCACCCGCGCCAACCACTCGGCCGCCCACCTGGTGCACGCCGCCCTGCACCATGTGCTGGGCCCGCACGTCGCCCAGAAGGGCCAGATGGTCGACGGCGACCGCATGCGCTTCGACTTCAGCCACGGCGGCCCGCTGACGGCCGACGAGATCGAGCGCATCGAGGCCGAGGTCAATGCGGTGATCCGCCAGAACGTCCCGGCCCAGACCAAGGAAATGGCCCCGCAGGAGGCCATTGAGGCCGGCGCCGTGGCGCTGTTTGGCGAGAAGTACGGCGACAGCGTCCGGGTGCTGACCCTGGGCGAGTCCCTGACCGAGGCCGGCAAGGCCTATTCGGTCGAGCTGTGCGGCGGCACCCACGTAGCCCGCACCGGCGACATCGCCCTGTTCAAGATCGTCTCCGAGCAGGGCGTGGCCGCCGGCGTGCGCCGCATCGAGGCCCTGACCGGCGAGGCGGCCCGCCGCTTCCTGCTGGACCAGGCCGGCGTCGCCAAGGCCCTGGCCGACCAGTTCAAGACCCCGGTCGCCGAGGTCCTGGCCCGCGTCGACGCCCTGGTCGCCGAGCGCAAGGCCCTGGAAAAGCAGCTGGCCGAGGCCAAGAAGCAGCTGGCCCTGGGCGGCGGCTCGGGCGGCGCGGCGTCGGGTCCCGAAGACGTGAACGGTACGGCCCTGATCGCCCGCGTCCTGGACGGCGTCGGCGGCAAGGAGCTGCGCGGCGTGGCCGAGGAGTTCAAGAAGCAGCTGACCTCGGGCGTCGTGGCCCTGGTCGGCACGACCGACGGCAAGGCCGCCGTGACCGTCGCCGTGACCGCCGACCTGGTCGGCCGCTTCAGCGCCGCGGACCTGGCCAAGGCCGCCGTGATCGCCATGGGCGGCCAGGGCGCCGGCGGCAAGGCCGACTTCGCGCAGGGCGGGGCCCCGGACGCGAGCAAGGCCCAGAACGGCCTGGACGCCATCAAGGCGGCCCTGGCCGGCTGA
- a CDS encoding YybH family protein: protein MTAPQDAIAARRKLTNRLIAGKDARRLAPFFAPDIKMIVGDGSLILGARDVLEAFASQFADPAFVAYVRTTERIDLDAAGQRAAEHGTWVGTTRGAADTSGTYLATWRKVTGQWVIENELFVTLS, encoded by the coding sequence ATGACCGCGCCGCAAGACGCCATCGCCGCCCGCCGCAAGCTGACCAACCGGCTGATCGCCGGCAAGGACGCCCGCCGCCTGGCGCCGTTCTTCGCGCCGGACATCAAGATGATCGTCGGCGACGGCTCGCTGATCCTGGGGGCGCGCGACGTCCTGGAGGCCTTCGCCAGCCAGTTCGCCGATCCCGCCTTCGTGGCCTATGTCCGCACGACCGAGCGCATCGACCTGGACGCCGCCGGCCAGCGGGCCGCCGAGCACGGGACCTGGGTCGGCACGACGCGCGGCGCGGCCGACACGAGCGGGACTTACCTGGCGACTTGGCGCAAGGTCACCGGCCAGTGGGTGATCGAGAACGAGCTGTTCGTGACCTTGAGCTGA
- a CDS encoding helix-turn-helix domain-containing protein: MIGVGACGWAWLVTRALFDPAERDARWARLVGLIVALSGALSVLAPAGGLIGRVADNAYALSGSTALLLTFVEPFHRHGRDLPGAEKGFRFAFVTIYAVLVAVSVMGLRAVGEGPDEALRDDLAKSACAVVGLAALLVAVRFRQGHPLAARTAATPHRAPTEDDARLAERLRRLLIDEGIDSRPELKIGDIAARLGEPEHRVSQCISTALGFPNFNRWINHHRIARAKQVLADPDERRSILEIAFACGFASLGPFNRAFRDDVGTTPRAYRSATRATLGAPGDQAANQD, encoded by the coding sequence GTGATCGGCGTCGGAGCCTGCGGCTGGGCCTGGCTGGTGACCCGCGCCCTGTTCGATCCGGCCGAGCGCGATGCCCGATGGGCTCGCCTCGTCGGCCTGATCGTGGCGCTGAGCGGGGCCCTGTCGGTCCTGGCTCCGGCGGGCGGACTGATCGGGCGCGTGGCCGACAACGCCTATGCCCTCAGCGGCTCGACCGCGCTGCTGCTGACCTTCGTCGAACCCTTTCATCGCCATGGACGAGACCTGCCGGGCGCCGAAAAGGGGTTCCGGTTCGCCTTCGTCACGATCTACGCCGTCCTGGTGGCGGTCTCGGTCATGGGGCTGCGGGCCGTCGGCGAAGGGCCCGACGAGGCCCTGCGCGACGACCTGGCCAAGAGCGCCTGCGCCGTCGTGGGCCTCGCGGCCCTCCTGGTCGCGGTGCGGTTTCGACAGGGCCACCCGCTGGCCGCGCGGACCGCCGCGACGCCCCACCGCGCGCCGACCGAGGACGATGCGCGTCTGGCCGAACGCCTTCGACGTCTGTTGATCGACGAGGGCATCGACAGTCGGCCCGAGCTCAAGATCGGTGACATCGCCGCGCGGCTGGGCGAGCCCGAGCACCGGGTTTCCCAGTGCATCAGCACGGCGCTCGGTTTTCCGAACTTCAACCGCTGGATCAACCACCACCGGATCGCGCGGGCCAAACAGGTGCTCGCCGATCCGGACGAACGACGCTCAATCCTGGAGATCGCCTTCGCCTGCGGCTTCGCATCCCTCGGCCCGTTCAACCGCGCCTTCCGGGATGACGTAGGAACCACGCCGAGGGCCTATCGCTCAGCGACGCGGGCGACCTTAGGCGCGCCAGGCGATCAAGCGGCGAACCAAGACTAG